The following are from one region of the Alkalimarinus sediminis genome:
- a CDS encoding transposase produces MPKARKTLISLEDTPYYHCVSRCVRRSFLCGKDKLTGANYEHRRQWVEKRLIILSGVFAIDLCAYAVMSNHTHVVLRVNKSKAESWTNRQVIERWHQLYAGNYLSQRFLAGQTLGVAEKKQLDTFVQTWRERLFSISWFMRNLNEHIARQANREDKCTGRFWEGRFKSQALLDDKALAACMAYVDLNPVRACMADTPETSDHTSVKERIRCTQNAERIHQPKHLLAFVGNPRQNMPDGLPFELNDYLALVDLTGKVYRNDKRGSINQHLPPLLERLSLTQNQWEALTRDFEKHFSYFVGSANSIKVAYQRQGYTRSPGLRSCLALLSP; encoded by the coding sequence ATGCCTAAAGCCAGAAAAACGCTCATATCTCTTGAGGATACCCCCTATTACCATTGCGTTTCCCGCTGTGTTCGCCGTAGCTTTCTATGTGGTAAAGACAAGCTAACAGGGGCCAATTATGAACATCGCCGCCAATGGGTAGAAAAAAGACTTATTATCCTATCTGGCGTATTTGCGATTGATCTCTGTGCTTACGCGGTAATGTCTAACCATACCCATGTTGTCTTAAGGGTAAACAAATCTAAAGCGGAATCATGGACAAACCGCCAAGTTATTGAACGTTGGCACCAACTATACGCCGGTAACTATCTCTCTCAACGCTTTTTGGCGGGACAAACACTAGGAGTAGCTGAAAAAAAGCAACTCGACACTTTCGTTCAAACCTGGCGTGAGCGCCTCTTCAGCATCAGCTGGTTTATGCGGAATTTAAACGAGCACATTGCTCGGCAAGCAAACCGTGAAGATAAGTGTACTGGTCGGTTTTGGGAAGGTCGCTTCAAATCTCAAGCACTACTTGATGATAAAGCATTAGCCGCCTGCATGGCCTATGTTGACCTAAACCCTGTCAGAGCTTGCATGGCTGATACCCCAGAAACCTCAGACCACACCTCAGTCAAAGAACGGATTAGATGTACTCAGAACGCCGAACGAATTCACCAACCTAAGCATCTGTTAGCGTTTGTGGGCAACCCACGACAAAATATGCCTGATGGCCTACCCTTTGAACTTAACGACTATTTAGCGCTGGTCGATCTGACAGGCAAGGTATACAGAAATGATAAACGAGGCAGTATTAATCAGCACCTTCCGCCACTATTGGAACGTTTGTCATTAACGCAAAATCAATGGGAAGCGCTCACCCGAGACTTCGAAAAGCACTTCTCTTATTTTGTAGGCAGCGCTAACTCAATTAAAGTGGCTTATCAAAGGCAAGGTTATACACGGAGCCCAGGACTACGTAGCTGTTTAGCGCTACTTTCACCCTAG
- a CDS encoding YnfA family protein, with product MFELKTIALFVLTALAEIVGCYLPYLWLKQDKSPWLLLPAAISLALFAWLLSLHPTAAGRVYAAYGGVYISVAVLWLWGVDGIKPTVWDVVGASVALIGMAIIMFAPRNH from the coding sequence ATGTTTGAATTAAAAACCATCGCACTATTTGTGCTGACGGCTTTAGCAGAGATTGTAGGTTGTTACCTGCCTTATCTCTGGCTTAAACAAGACAAGAGCCCATGGCTTCTACTCCCGGCGGCGATAAGTCTGGCATTGTTTGCCTGGTTGTTGTCTCTACACCCAACGGCTGCTGGACGGGTTTATGCGGCTTACGGTGGAGTATACATATCGGTTGCAGTGTTATGGCTTTGGGGTGTTGATGGCATTAAGCCTACTGTCTGGGATGTTGTGGGGGCTAGTGTTGCGCTTATCGGCATGGCGATCATTATGTTTGCGCCAAGAAATCACTAA
- a CDS encoding transposase: MPKARKTLISLEDTPYYHCVSRCVRRSFLCGKDKLTGANYEHRRQWVEKRLIILSGVFAIDLCAYAVMSNHTHVVLRVNKSKAESWTNRQVIERWHQLYAGNYLSQRFMARQSLGVAEKKQLDIFVQTWRERLFSISWFMRNLNEHIARQANREDNCTGRFWEGRFKSQALLDDKALAGCMAYVDLNPVRACMADTPETSDHTSVKERIRCTQNAERIHQPKHLLAFVGNPRQNMPDGLPFELKDYLALVDLTGKVYRNDKRGSINQHLPPLLERLSLTQNQWEALTRDFEKHFSYFVGSANSIKVAYQRQGYTRSPGLSSCLALLSP, encoded by the coding sequence ATGCCTAAAGCCAGAAAAACGCTCATATCTCTTGAGGATACCCCCTATTACCATTGCGTTTCCCGCTGTGTTCGCCGTAGCTTTCTATGTGGTAAAGACAAGCTAACAGGGGCCAATTATGAACATCGCCGCCAATGGGTAGAAAAAAGACTTATTATCCTATCTGGCGTATTTGCGATTGATCTCTGTGCTTACGCGGTAATGTCTAACCATACCCATGTTGTCTTAAGGGTAAACAAATCTAAAGCTGAATCATGGACAAACCGCCAAGTCATTGAACGTTGGCACCAACTATACGCCGGTAACTATCTCTCTCAACGTTTTATGGCGCGACAATCACTAGGAGTAGCTGAAAAAAAGCAACTCGATATCTTCGTTCAAACCTGGCGTGAGCGCCTCTTCAGCATCAGCTGGTTTATGCGGAACTTAAACGAGCACATTGCTCGGCAAGCAAACCGTGAAGATAATTGTACTGGCCGATTTTGGGAAGGACGCTTCAAATCTCAAGCACTACTTGATGATAAAGCATTAGCCGGCTGCATGGCCTATGTTGACCTAAACCCTGTCAGAGCTTGCATGGCTGATACCCCAGAAACCTCAGACCACACCTCAGTCAAAGAACGGATTAGATGTACTCAGAACGCCGAACGAATTCACCAACCTAAGCATCTGTTAGCGTTTGTGGGCAACCCACGACAAAATATGCCTGATGGCTTACCCTTTGAACTTAAGGACTATTTAGCGCTGGTCGATCTGACAGGTAAGGTATACAGAAATGATAAACGAGGCAGTATTAATCAACACCTTCCGCCACTATTGGAACGTTTGTCATTAACGCAAAATCAATGGGAAGCGCTCACCCGAGACTTCGAAAAGCACTTCTCTTATTTTGTAGGCAGCGCTAACTCAATTAAAGTGGCTTATCAAAGGCAAGGTTATACACGGAGCCCAGGACTAAGCAGCTGTTTGGCGCTACTTTCACCCTAG
- a CDS encoding alkaline phosphatase yields the protein MNMKRKILVSAMALAAATNAYSGNYGVDAIPEHQKANPWYVAGENNVDDKVFSRFPKAKNVILFVGDGMGVSTVTAARILEGQLKGMQGEENNLSFDTFPYTGMAKTYNVDAQTPDSAGTMTAMMSGVKTDVGVIGVDEDIERGDCSTVSGNELVTALELAEIAGKSTGVVSTARITHATPAAAYAKSADRNWEDVSDMPDDAVDAGCEDIASQLVGFEKNLEERFPNANRIDGLEVVMGGGRRHFLPKDPAFNSPDAVSSTEGDRTDGRDLTAEWQQAYPQGTYVYDQYGFDSIDPERTERVFGLFNESHMQYEADRKNDIAGEPSVAEMTEKSINLLDNNDKGFFLVVESGRIDHGHHAGSAYNALTDTIAFSDAVRAAVESVDMSETLIIVTADHSHVFTIAGYPKRGNPILGKVVSVGAEEPSLASDGMPYTTVGYTNGRGFRDLGNETDADATYGLPAETGRVDLSSVDTEASGYHQEALVPLGSETHAGEDVTIYGKGPGGHLVSGTNEQSVIFHVMNKSAQLEKKAEKQLNKRRWLPWWKR from the coding sequence ATGAACATGAAACGAAAAATTCTAGTGTCTGCGATGGCATTAGCCGCTGCAACTAATGCCTATAGCGGCAACTACGGTGTAGATGCGATACCTGAGCATCAAAAAGCAAACCCATGGTATGTGGCCGGTGAAAACAACGTCGATGACAAGGTTTTCTCTCGCTTTCCAAAAGCTAAAAACGTCATCCTGTTTGTGGGTGACGGAATGGGCGTTTCTACGGTAACAGCTGCGCGTATTCTTGAAGGCCAGCTTAAGGGTATGCAAGGTGAAGAAAATAACCTGAGCTTTGATACATTCCCATATACCGGAATGGCTAAAACCTACAATGTTGATGCTCAAACACCTGATTCGGCCGGTACCATGACCGCTATGATGTCTGGTGTAAAAACAGATGTCGGTGTAATCGGTGTCGATGAGGATATCGAGCGAGGTGATTGCTCGACTGTTTCTGGTAATGAGCTGGTCACGGCACTTGAATTAGCAGAAATAGCCGGTAAGTCTACCGGTGTAGTTTCTACAGCACGTATTACTCATGCAACACCTGCAGCCGCTTATGCTAAATCAGCTGACCGAAACTGGGAAGATGTGTCTGATATGCCTGATGATGCGGTTGACGCAGGTTGTGAAGATATTGCGTCTCAACTAGTAGGCTTTGAGAAAAACCTAGAAGAGCGCTTTCCGAATGCTAATCGTATCGATGGGCTAGAAGTTGTGATGGGAGGAGGGCGTCGTCACTTCTTACCGAAAGACCCTGCCTTTAATAGCCCAGACGCTGTAAGTTCAACCGAAGGGGATCGTACGGATGGTCGTGACTTAACGGCTGAGTGGCAGCAAGCTTACCCTCAGGGGACTTATGTATATGATCAGTACGGTTTTGATTCTATTGATCCAGAGCGAACTGAGCGAGTGTTTGGTTTATTTAACGAATCCCATATGCAGTATGAAGCAGATCGTAAGAATGATATTGCAGGTGAGCCTTCAGTAGCTGAAATGACTGAAAAGTCGATCAATTTGCTAGACAATAACGATAAAGGGTTCTTCTTGGTGGTTGAGTCGGGCCGTATTGATCATGGTCACCATGCGGGCAGTGCATACAACGCTTTGACAGATACCATTGCTTTCTCAGATGCAGTTCGGGCTGCAGTTGAGTCGGTAGATATGAGTGAAACGCTAATTATCGTAACGGCAGATCACAGTCATGTGTTTACTATTGCCGGCTACCCAAAGCGTGGTAATCCGATATTAGGTAAAGTTGTATCAGTAGGCGCTGAAGAACCGTCATTAGCGTCAGATGGGATGCCTTATACCACTGTCGGTTATACGAACGGGCGTGGGTTTCGTGATTTAGGCAACGAAACTGATGCTGATGCAACCTATGGTCTACCAGCAGAGACTGGCCGTGTTGATTTGAGTTCTGTTGATACTGAGGCTAGCGGTTACCATCAGGAAGCGTTGGTGCCACTCGGTTCAGAAACTCATGCGGGTGAAGACGTTACTATTTATGGTAAGGGCCCAGGTGGACATTTGGTTAGCGGTACTAATGAGCAGAGCGTGATATTCCATGTGATGAACAAAAGTGCACAGCTTGAGAAAAAAGCTGAGAAGCAATTGAATAAGCGCCGTTGGTTGCCTTGGTGGAAAAGATAA
- a CDS encoding AraC family transcriptional regulator, whose product MNLNDIKIPGVYLFALSECMDDFGIEPFRWLKGSGFTKIDSSFIESSIDFPVFRTLVLRAVRCSKNQALGISVGHRLSLQSHGVLGFALMNCDNLLSAIKLVEQYISIRMPLVKLTVNYQNGLFIALLEENIPLNDLRIIIFDAILVTIKAALDQLMPSLKKDLTLCFPYARHKNVPYGNLSECTLQFNEPAASIQFSQHYLSEPIPFANLAGYLEAEMLCSKELKSLEHETTYKSKIKQKLLENTEFPTQTVMASWFNMTSRTLHRRLIAEGTSYREILEEVKQALAITYLANSKMTIKEIAYFLGYEDDRNFSRAFKRWKGLSPSKYRSLNL is encoded by the coding sequence GTGAATCTTAATGATATAAAAATCCCTGGCGTCTATCTTTTTGCCCTTTCTGAATGTATGGACGACTTCGGTATAGAACCTTTTCGATGGCTTAAGGGAAGTGGATTCACAAAAATTGACTCTTCGTTTATCGAATCTTCTATTGACTTCCCTGTTTTCAGAACGCTCGTTCTAAGGGCCGTTAGATGCTCAAAAAATCAGGCATTAGGTATATCGGTGGGGCACCGTCTATCACTACAATCTCACGGTGTTCTCGGTTTTGCATTAATGAATTGCGATAACTTGCTATCAGCGATCAAGTTGGTTGAGCAATATATTTCTATTCGTATGCCATTGGTAAAACTAACGGTAAATTATCAAAATGGTCTATTTATCGCTTTATTAGAAGAGAACATTCCTCTTAATGATCTACGGATTATTATTTTTGATGCCATATTAGTCACCATTAAAGCCGCGCTTGACCAATTAATGCCCAGTTTGAAGAAAGACCTGACCTTATGCTTTCCCTACGCTCGCCATAAAAATGTGCCGTACGGAAATTTAAGTGAATGTACTCTGCAATTTAACGAACCGGCTGCCTCAATTCAATTCTCGCAACACTACCTGAGTGAGCCGATTCCTTTTGCCAATCTAGCGGGGTATTTAGAGGCTGAAATGCTTTGCTCTAAAGAGCTTAAATCACTAGAACACGAGACAACGTATAAAAGTAAGATCAAACAGAAACTTTTAGAAAACACGGAGTTTCCCACTCAAACTGTTATGGCATCTTGGTTCAATATGACTTCTAGAACATTACATAGACGATTAATAGCAGAAGGGACATCTTATCGAGAAATTCTCGAAGAAGTAAAACAAGCGCTGGCAATCACTTATCTAGCCAACAGCAAAATGACCATTAAAGAAATAGCTTACTTTCTTGGCTATGAAGATGATAGAAACTTTAGTCGTGCATTTAAGCGTTGGAAAGGCCTGTCTCCTTCCAAATACCGCTCACTCAATTTATAG
- a CDS encoding branched-chain amino acid transport system II carrier protein: MVIVAATICLVVANIGLSQLIALSIPILMAVYPVAIALVMLTLVANRLKNPRLTYAVTLSVAFVFGIFDGFSAAGLELVLLHAVPMFDEGLAWVLPTLLAFFLTAGKPVRSAVGDISTSEA, translated from the coding sequence GTGGTAATAGTTGCCGCTACTATTTGTCTAGTCGTAGCAAATATAGGCTTATCACAGTTAATTGCGCTTTCTATTCCTATTCTAATGGCAGTTTATCCTGTTGCCATAGCGCTAGTGATGCTCACACTGGTTGCCAATCGGTTGAAGAATCCACGTTTAACTTATGCAGTGACGCTGTCTGTCGCTTTCGTGTTTGGTATATTCGATGGTTTTTCTGCCGCAGGTTTGGAACTGGTGTTGTTGCACGCTGTTCCTATGTTTGATGAAGGGTTAGCGTGGGTTTTGCCGACTCTTCTCGCATTTTTCTTAACAGCAGGCAAGCCTGTACGGTCCGCTGTGGGTGATATTTCCACATCCGAAGCGTAA
- a CDS encoding cation:dicarboxylate symporter family transporter, whose product MTLLQRVPLSIRILTAMLLGFVVGGYSSTVYESVSALADAFVLLLQMTALPYIALSLMVGIGRLSALEARSTFKQSLSVLLILMLTVVAFILLAPIAFPDWENAEFYSANTIKVGAEFDLVSLFIPANPFNAFANALIPSVVLFSVFLGVGLMTLPRKLSTLLFLDTIKDAVANVNGIVMRFAPVGVFCIAWRAAATVESSQIDGLLVYVVTAAVLVLLLAFIVLPAIVAVVTPFGYRQIVKASREAMITAFATGSFFVVIPVIVEKTKALIVETNPLPVRVDKVSGIVVPISFSLPVGGKLLALLFTLFAAWFSGAYISAGDYANLLLVGIPQLFATPTIAMPTLLELFNVSGAMFDFFLVAENLIVGRLGAVLSVMFSTCLPLLIATSMVKKTTFKWRKFGRYLVLIPLFSIVTFLALRYTFDAITYQYQGYTKFIERDFILGDVKTTHLDRADDQGPIGLTSADVLTRIKQRGFIRVGYYRDDLPYSFNNNKGKLVGFDIEIMNQLAADLGVAVEFVKIYHKEAAQLLDSGYLDITTGIPVIPDSMKTYTLTVPYSTQAIAFIVEDKRRAEFVRWSEILKREDLIIGIPETFYYRDAIKRHFTRGKAWEIATPRLFFREEYKHIDAMLFGAPTASAWTLINPGYTVVVPKPVQPPLSMAFPIGRTDRGFELFMRNWIHMKKQSKMLDRLFDYWIGGKES is encoded by the coding sequence GTGACGCTTTTGCAAAGAGTGCCTTTATCAATTCGAATCCTTACAGCGATGCTATTAGGGTTCGTGGTGGGAGGCTATAGCTCGACCGTCTATGAGAGTGTGAGTGCGCTGGCCGATGCATTTGTGCTGTTGCTACAAATGACAGCTCTGCCCTATATCGCGCTGTCTCTGATGGTGGGTATAGGAAGGCTTTCAGCACTCGAAGCGCGCAGTACCTTTAAACAAAGTTTAAGTGTGCTACTGATATTAATGCTAACGGTTGTGGCGTTTATACTTCTGGCACCGATTGCATTTCCAGACTGGGAAAACGCTGAGTTTTATAGTGCCAATACGATAAAAGTAGGGGCAGAATTCGACTTGGTTAGTCTGTTTATTCCTGCTAACCCTTTTAATGCCTTTGCCAACGCGTTAATACCTTCTGTTGTGTTATTTAGCGTGTTTTTAGGTGTAGGGTTAATGACCTTACCGCGAAAGCTATCTACTTTACTGTTTTTAGATACCATCAAAGATGCCGTCGCTAATGTAAACGGCATTGTTATGCGGTTTGCACCTGTGGGCGTTTTTTGTATCGCTTGGCGAGCAGCGGCTACAGTCGAATCATCACAAATTGATGGCTTATTGGTTTATGTGGTGACAGCAGCGGTGTTGGTATTGTTACTCGCTTTTATCGTGCTGCCTGCGATTGTGGCTGTTGTGACGCCGTTTGGCTATCGGCAAATAGTTAAGGCCTCTCGCGAAGCTATGATTACCGCCTTCGCCACCGGCAGCTTTTTTGTGGTTATCCCTGTTATTGTTGAAAAAACAAAAGCGCTAATTGTTGAGACCAATCCGCTGCCCGTGAGAGTCGATAAAGTGTCGGGTATCGTGGTGCCGATTTCATTCAGTTTGCCGGTCGGGGGCAAGTTACTCGCACTACTCTTTACGTTATTTGCTGCTTGGTTTTCCGGTGCCTACATATCTGCAGGCGACTATGCAAACCTGCTGCTGGTTGGTATTCCACAACTATTTGCTACCCCCACCATCGCAATGCCAACGCTGCTGGAGTTATTTAATGTTTCAGGGGCGATGTTTGATTTTTTTCTTGTGGCCGAGAACCTAATTGTTGGTCGCTTGGGTGCGGTGTTATCGGTGATGTTTTCGACCTGTCTGCCGCTACTCATTGCTACTAGTATGGTTAAAAAAACAACCTTTAAATGGCGGAAATTTGGCCGTTATCTAGTGCTTATTCCCCTGTTTTCTATCGTCACATTTCTTGCCTTGCGATACACGTTTGATGCTATTACCTATCAATATCAAGGGTATACCAAGTTTATTGAACGCGACTTTATTTTGGGCGATGTTAAAACCACCCATCTAGACCGGGCAGATGATCAAGGCCCTATAGGTTTGACTTCTGCAGATGTGTTAACCCGAATTAAGCAGCGTGGGTTTATTCGGGTAGGCTATTATCGAGATGATCTACCGTATTCCTTTAACAACAACAAAGGTAAGTTGGTTGGGTTCGATATTGAAATTATGAATCAGCTCGCTGCAGACCTCGGGGTGGCTGTCGAGTTTGTTAAGATTTATCATAAAGAAGCTGCGCAACTGCTCGATTCAGGCTATCTGGATATAACCACGGGCATTCCTGTTATCCCTGATAGCATGAAAACCTATACGTTAACGGTTCCCTACAGTACTCAAGCTATAGCGTTTATTGTTGAAGATAAGCGGCGAGCTGAGTTTGTTCGTTGGTCTGAAATTCTTAAGCGAGAAGATTTGATTATTGGTATTCCTGAAACGTTTTACTACCGTGATGCCATAAAACGCCACTTTACCCGAGGTAAAGCCTGGGAAATAGCCACTCCTCGTCTTTTCTTTCGAGAAGAGTATAAACATATTGATGCGATGCTGTTTGGTGCGCCCACCGCATCTGCTTGGACGCTAATCAACCCTGGTTATACCGTCGTTGTGCCAAAGCCTGTTCAACCACCTTTATCGATGGCGTTTCCGATTGGCAGAACCGATAGAGGTTTTGAGTTGTTTATGCGCAACTGGATTCATATGAAAAAGCAAAGCAAGATGCTTGATCGTCTGTTCGATTATTGGATTGGCGGTAAAGAGAGCTAG
- a CDS encoding NADH:ubiquinone reductase (Na(+)-transporting) subunit F, whose product MEPITMLSFFSSGPKAMQINQIDVAVKSKETILTAALRNGINFPYSCKVGGCAVCKCKLTSGKVKAFSDASYLLSAEEVQEGYILACQSIPKSSDVTIEVDLSKAANRQIRGKVIDQKRLTHDITMLEIQLDQVVIYKAGQYAMLSLDCLPGVSRAYSFASKPDVENNIVRFFIRHVPGGVLSTFINTHRVVDESVEIDSPMGEFFLRPADKHMLMVAGGSGLGPILSILQKAKDEQCNRPVTVLLGARTQADLYCLDDMAEIASSWPNTFNFVPVLSSEPEESTWQGARGFVGEYLERYGTESTQAYLCGPPVMVDDCVEKLASMGIDHSEIYTDRFVSVYADAN is encoded by the coding sequence ATGGAGCCTATAACCATGCTTTCTTTTTTTTCAAGTGGCCCAAAGGCCATGCAAATCAATCAAATAGATGTGGCGGTTAAGTCAAAAGAAACAATACTTACGGCCGCATTGCGTAATGGAATTAACTTCCCCTATAGCTGCAAAGTGGGTGGCTGTGCGGTTTGTAAATGCAAGTTGACCAGCGGGAAGGTAAAAGCATTTTCAGATGCGAGCTATTTACTCTCTGCTGAAGAAGTGCAAGAGGGCTATATCTTAGCCTGTCAGAGCATACCTAAATCATCAGATGTCACCATTGAAGTTGATCTCAGTAAAGCCGCGAATAGACAAATCAGGGGCAAGGTCATTGATCAAAAGCGACTAACGCATGATATTACGATGCTAGAGATTCAGCTGGATCAGGTGGTGATCTATAAGGCGGGCCAGTATGCCATGTTATCACTGGACTGTTTGCCGGGCGTTTCACGCGCTTATTCTTTTGCCTCAAAACCAGACGTAGAAAATAATATTGTTCGCTTTTTTATCCGTCATGTACCCGGAGGGGTTCTTTCTACGTTTATTAACACCCATCGTGTTGTCGATGAATCCGTAGAGATCGATAGCCCCATGGGAGAGTTTTTTCTAAGGCCTGCTGACAAGCATATGCTGATGGTTGCCGGAGGGAGTGGCTTAGGCCCTATTTTGTCTATTTTACAAAAAGCTAAAGATGAGCAGTGCAACCGCCCCGTCACTGTTCTGTTGGGGGCTCGAACACAAGCCGATCTTTATTGTTTGGATGATATGGCCGAAATAGCAAGCTCATGGCCTAACACCTTTAACTTTGTACCCGTGTTGTCTTCAGAACCTGAAGAAAGTACATGGCAAGGCGCGAGAGGTTTTGTCGGCGAATATCTTGAAAGATATGGCACCGAAAGCACCCAAGCTTATCTATGTGGGCCTCCAGTGATGGTCGATGACTGCGTTGAAAAACTAGCGTCAATGGGGATCGATCACAGTGAGATTTATACAGACCGGTTTGTCTCCGTATATGCCGATGCTAATTAA
- a CDS encoding alkane 1-monooxygenase, translating into MIFQYLKYFLFHAIGLAALCAILMGGHYVTAGLLIILIAYMLGDAVCGDDTSTPTFKHPAILTVQLWAALPLLSLIVFSAVWSVCSGDPLGFGALISHLTGYDVIAAREGSQWYHSILTFIVTGLMIGMVGTITAHELTHRTWDPISMLVGRWLLSFSFDTIFSIEHVYGHHRYVSTINDPATAPRGRNVYFHIIASTIKGNVSAWALEKERLGKHGKGPFSLSNGVIRGHLMSLVLVVVAFLMGGLEACLFFIACGLWGKSLLEIVNYMEHYGMVRNPDVAVQPRHSWNTNKRISSWAMFNLTRHSHHHADGNVPYQDLRPYSDAPMMVNGYLTTIIVALIPPLWHHLMTPKVLAWDRKYASKEELELAKSANERSGIPAFMNAVNDPLYPVN; encoded by the coding sequence ATGATTTTTCAATATTTAAAATACTTCTTGTTTCATGCCATCGGTTTGGCTGCTCTTTGCGCTATTTTAATGGGGGGGCACTATGTGACCGCGGGGCTACTGATTATATTAATAGCCTATATGTTGGGAGATGCCGTATGTGGCGACGACACTTCAACACCTACCTTTAAGCACCCCGCAATCCTGACTGTTCAGTTATGGGCTGCATTGCCATTGCTTTCGTTAATCGTCTTCTCTGCCGTCTGGAGTGTTTGCTCGGGAGACCCCTTAGGGTTTGGTGCATTGATAAGCCATTTGACCGGTTATGATGTGATTGCCGCAAGAGAGGGCAGCCAATGGTATCACTCTATATTAACCTTTATCGTGACGGGATTGATGATTGGCATGGTTGGTACGATCACCGCCCATGAGTTAACACATAGAACTTGGGACCCTATTTCGATGCTGGTAGGGCGCTGGTTATTATCGTTTAGTTTTGACACGATTTTTTCTATTGAGCATGTTTACGGTCATCATCGTTATGTTTCAACCATTAATGACCCTGCGACAGCCCCTCGAGGTCGTAATGTCTATTTTCATATTATTGCATCAACGATTAAAGGCAATGTAAGCGCTTGGGCGCTAGAAAAAGAACGGCTCGGTAAGCACGGTAAAGGACCTTTTTCTCTGAGTAATGGCGTGATAAGAGGGCATTTAATGAGCTTGGTACTTGTTGTCGTGGCATTTTTAATGGGTGGCCTTGAGGCTTGTTTGTTTTTTATCGCTTGCGGGTTATGGGGTAAGTCTCTATTGGAAATTGTTAACTATATGGAGCATTACGGGATGGTGAGAAATCCCGATGTAGCGGTTCAACCAAGACATTCCTGGAATACTAACAAGCGTATTAGTTCTTGGGCGATGTTTAATCTTACTCGGCATTCTCACCACCATGCAGATGGAAATGTACCTTATCAAGACCTAAGGCCCTATTCAGATGCGCCTATGATGGTGAATGGCTACTTAACGACCATTATCGTGGCACTTATACCGCCGCTTTGGCATCACTTAATGACACCCAAGGTGCTCGCTTGGGATAGAAAATACGCATCAAAAGAAGAGCTGGAATTGGCAAAATCGGCGAATGAGAGAAGCGGCATTCCAGCCTTTATGAATGCGGTAAATGACCCGCTGTATCCAGTTAATTAG